From Anaerohalosphaera lusitana, one genomic window encodes:
- a CDS encoding helix-turn-helix domain-containing protein, whose translation MCLYARDLSTSEGQQIQRILRSSKSRIKIRRGQVILASNQGYKVPAIAELVHYSPHHVRAIIKDFNQRGLKALEPKPRPGRPPEFTEDDKAIIAETAKCPPDLLDCPFKRWSLEKLREYLVQEKIVPTISIETLRTILREKKVKLRRTKTWKECNDPNLKSKKN comes from the coding sequence ATGTGTCTGTACGCCAGAGACCTCAGTACCAGTGAAGGCCAGCAAATTCAGCGGATACTCCGCAGCAGCAAAAGCCGAATCAAGATTCGTCGCGGCCAAGTCATTCTTGCCTCTAACCAGGGCTATAAAGTTCCTGCTATCGCCGAGCTGGTTCACTATTCGCCGCACCATGTCAGGGCCATCATCAAAGACTTTAACCAACGCGGCCTTAAGGCGTTGGAGCCCAAGCCCCGGCCGGGAAGACCGCCGGAGTTTACCGAGGACGACAAGGCCATTATTGCCGAGACTGCAAAATGTCCGCCCGATCTTCTGGACTGCCCTTTTAAGCGGTGGTCCCTGGAAAAACTGCGTGAATATCTTGTCCAGGAAAAGATCGTTCCTACGATCAGCATTGAAACACTCAGGACCATCCTGCGTGAAAAGAAGGTCAAGCTCCGGCGGACAAAGACGTGGAAAGAGTGCAACGACCCCAATCTCAAGTCTAAAAAAAACTAA
- a CDS encoding sulfatase, translated as MKRKSMILRNIFSNIFLASAVLIIMVSGCTAQNQSPNIVLIISDDQAWTDYGFMGHPVIQTPNLDRLSEEGVLFPRGYVPTPLCRPSLMTMATGLYPHQHGVTGNDPSPKRYTGDAAREANLKLENFIDNYVTIPEALAERGYLSFQSGKWWEGDYQNGGFTHGMTTQGRHGGPGLKIGRQGMDPLYEFVDYAVEQEKPFFVWYAPFLPHTPHNPPQRLLDKYTTEGRDPALAKYYAMCDWFDETCGQVVDYIEQKKIRENTVFVYVCDNGWIQRTADTEVPHGYRQRFAPRSKQTTYEGGIRTPIFFNCPDHFSASKRSEMVSSIDLYPTILAIAGSETPDDRPGLNLLPAVEGGKAIKRDTIFGEGFSHDIADLDNPEKSLLTRWCIEGRWKLILSYDGENERYKAVHKYPGPVQLFDVISDPHETQNLADEYPEVVARLKAKIKAWWPVKEATLISKD; from the coding sequence ATGAAAAGGAAATCTATGATACTGCGGAATATCTTCAGTAATATTTTTCTTGCAAGTGCAGTCCTTATAATCATGGTATCCGGATGCACCGCTCAAAATCAATCCCCCAATATTGTCCTGATTATCTCTGATGATCAGGCTTGGACTGATTATGGTTTTATGGGGCACCCTGTAATTCAGACGCCTAATTTGGATCGTTTGTCAGAAGAAGGGGTGCTGTTTCCCCGTGGTTATGTGCCAACCCCGCTGTGCCGCCCGTCTCTGATGACTATGGCCACTGGTCTCTACCCCCACCAGCACGGGGTCACGGGAAATGATCCTTCCCCCAAACGATATACAGGAGATGCTGCCAGAGAAGCCAATCTCAAGCTTGAAAACTTCATCGACAACTATGTGACGATCCCTGAAGCACTGGCCGAGCGGGGCTACCTGAGCTTTCAGAGCGGCAAGTGGTGGGAAGGTGATTACCAGAACGGCGGTTTCACACACGGTATGACCACCCAAGGCCGCCACGGCGGGCCGGGGCTGAAGATCGGCCGCCAGGGAATGGATCCGCTGTATGAGTTTGTGGACTACGCAGTTGAACAAGAAAAACCGTTCTTTGTCTGGTATGCGCCGTTTCTGCCGCATACGCCGCACAATCCGCCCCAGCGGCTGCTCGACAAATATACCACCGAAGGGCGGGATCCGGCACTGGCCAAGTATTACGCCATGTGCGACTGGTTCGATGAAACCTGCGGGCAGGTGGTTGACTATATTGAACAAAAGAAGATTCGTGAAAATACTGTATTTGTGTATGTATGTGATAATGGTTGGATCCAACGAACTGCTGATACCGAGGTGCCGCACGGATACAGGCAAAGGTTTGCCCCCCGTTCAAAGCAGACCACCTACGAAGGCGGCATCCGCACGCCTATTTTCTTCAATTGTCCCGACCACTTTAGCGCCTCCAAACGCAGCGAAATGGTCAGTAGTATTGATTTGTATCCGACGATACTGGCAATTGCCGGTTCTGAAACACCTGACGATCGTCCTGGATTGAACCTGCTGCCGGCCGTTGAAGGAGGAAAAGCGATCAAACGGGATACTATATTTGGCGAAGGTTTTTCCCATGATATTGCAGATTTGGATAACCCGGAAAAATCGCTGCTGACTCGCTGGTGTATTGAGGGGCGCTGGAAGCTTATTCTCAGTTACGACGGCGAGAATGAAAGGTATAAGGCTGTCCACAAATACCCAGGACCGGTGCAGTTGTTTGATGTGATAAGTGACCCCCATGAAACCCAGAATCTCGCCGACGAGTACCCGGAGGTGGTCGCACGGCTCAAAGCCAAAATTAAGGCCTGGTGGCCGGTAAAGGAAGCTACGCTGATCTCAAAAGACTAG
- a CDS encoding alpha/beta hydrolase, translated as MKRHEIISILVIAMSAPWTSTGLADVSGSVRTSPNFKEGLTNVNHAWLDRIMFELSQGNLLEATNKPANDTATEGACDSKDASKSIVKLANVTYKKTVDINSNPVALKMYHRYQPKKVSEPLPAILLFFGGGWSSRNLGQMEEFCKYFAARGMICMAPDYRVSSVEGTSPYEAVNDAKSAVRWVRANASNLKIDPDRIIVGGGSAGGHIAACTEIITGYNEPGEDLSVSSKPNLLCLLNPVVDTTKNGYGSRRFTPETDKELSPFHHITPDVCPTIIFHGTDDTTVPFENVERFTQKMHDNSNTCKLVSFDGKAHGFFNHVNFRPDKDPADFKVCAEESFNFFIANDFGRGGDP; from the coding sequence ATGAAAAGGCATGAAATAATTAGTATTTTGGTAATCGCCATGTCAGCCCCATGGACGAGTACCGGGTTAGCCGATGTCTCGGGAAGTGTCCGGACATCCCCCAATTTTAAGGAAGGGCTCACCAATGTTAATCACGCCTGGTTAGATCGTATTATGTTTGAACTTAGTCAGGGGAATCTTTTGGAGGCGACAAATAAGCCTGCAAATGATACCGCAACGGAAGGGGCATGCGACAGTAAAGATGCATCTAAGTCGATTGTTAAACTTGCCAATGTTACATACAAAAAGACCGTAGACATCAACTCAAACCCGGTTGCCCTTAAGATGTATCATAGATATCAGCCGAAGAAAGTTTCTGAACCATTGCCGGCAATTCTGCTGTTCTTTGGAGGCGGATGGTCTAGCAGAAATCTTGGCCAAATGGAAGAGTTTTGCAAATATTTTGCCGCCAGGGGCATGATCTGCATGGCTCCTGATTACCGTGTCTCGTCCGTTGAAGGAACAAGCCCGTATGAAGCGGTAAATGATGCAAAATCCGCCGTAAGATGGGTTCGTGCCAATGCATCAAATTTAAAAATTGATCCTGATAGAATTATTGTCGGTGGTGGATCGGCCGGTGGTCATATTGCTGCCTGTACAGAGATCATTACCGGCTATAATGAGCCGGGGGAGGATTTGAGCGTCAGTTCAAAGCCTAATCTGCTTTGTCTCTTGAACCCGGTTGTAGATACAACCAAGAACGGCTACGGTTCGAGGCGGTTCACTCCCGAAACTGATAAAGAGCTATCGCCATTTCACCATATCACCCCGGATGTGTGTCCGACAATCATTTTTCATGGCACTGATGATACCACGGTACCATTTGAAAATGTCGAACGATTTACACAGAAAATGCATGATAACAGCAATACCTGCAAACTCGTTTCATTTGATGGTAAAGCTCACGGATTCTTTAATCATGTAAATTTTCGGCCGGATAAAGATCCTGCTGATTTTAAAGTTTGTGCTGAAGAAAGTTTTAACTTCTTTATTGCCAATGATTTTGGAAGGGGAGGTGATCCATAA
- a CDS encoding LamG-like jellyroll fold domain-containing protein, whose product MNTKISILLLIVALFVSAPVFATTVTLDGPWYTGSGSGTPSLSDPNAASFTWGTPNSTETANSSHLWSYFADQGLYEDGDSITLSFTVTPADATATGGTLRFGLFDSNDLQVLNNLNQATGDDGFLETLGYFSQCNQGSETNTSYLFARTEGKTNELSSTSLVEQVTSGDGFPRLTVGTPYDVTLTVTRNSATEYLVTSTINGAVVGGTTATINATSFDMVGFLNAGTGIESMELANLQVTAEKVPFITGQPEDVSALEGDPASLTVTAVNPTTGDATGLSYQWYRGLNGDTTTPVGADSATYTIPSVTIADEGSYYCIVTLTGNGQAESQAAALTVKRLLVHWPLDGNPNDPAGDYDGIEYGDPNYTTGGGGLIGEAIVLDGVDDRIEYTFAQQTEMPQFTVTFWAQTSDPDQSDSTSLFNNGDGASVSNFQIDMSGTGDYDYTGGYASGTFGAAETDTWILLGVTYDGTTTRLYADGQLVDSAGDQPNNRFDRFCVGVNRGTSRYFQGIIDDFRVYNYALTNVDMALVYTDVMGGEICAQSPAYDLNDDCRVNLHDFAILTAQWLECGRVPAEACDQ is encoded by the coding sequence ATGAATACTAAGATTAGTATATTGCTTTTAATTGTGGCTCTGTTTGTTTCGGCCCCTGTCTTTGCGACAACGGTGACATTGGACGGGCCCTGGTATACGGGTTCGGGCAGTGGAACTCCCTCACTGTCTGACCCCAACGCCGCCAGTTTTACCTGGGGCACGCCGAATAGTACTGAGACTGCTAATAGCAGTCATTTGTGGTCGTATTTTGCCGATCAGGGCCTCTACGAAGACGGCGATTCGATTACGCTGTCGTTTACAGTTACGCCGGCGGATGCCACTGCGACTGGCGGAACATTGAGATTTGGTTTGTTTGATAGCAACGATCTTCAGGTACTCAACAACCTTAACCAGGCCACCGGAGATGACGGTTTCCTTGAGACGTTGGGATATTTTTCGCAGTGCAATCAGGGCTCAGAAACAAATACGTCTTACCTGTTTGCTCGAACAGAAGGTAAAACAAATGAGCTTAGTTCCACCAGTCTTGTTGAACAGGTCACAAGCGGCGACGGATTTCCGAGGTTGACTGTGGGCACACCATACGACGTGACGCTGACCGTCACACGCAACAGTGCCACCGAATATCTTGTCACTTCGACGATCAATGGTGCTGTCGTAGGCGGTACAACCGCAACGATTAATGCAACATCTTTTGACATGGTGGGCTTCCTGAATGCAGGGACCGGCATTGAGAGTATGGAATTGGCTAATTTGCAGGTAACTGCTGAAAAGGTTCCGTTCATTACCGGCCAACCGGAAGATGTGAGCGCACTCGAAGGTGACCCTGCCTCATTGACGGTCACTGCGGTCAATCCCACTACCGGTGATGCTACCGGTTTGAGTTATCAATGGTACCGTGGCCTGAATGGCGATACCACGACACCGGTGGGAGCGGATTCGGCTACGTATACGATTCCTTCTGTTACAATTGCTGATGAAGGAAGCTACTACTGTATCGTCACACTGACCGGCAACGGTCAAGCCGAATCCCAGGCAGCAGCCCTGACCGTGAAACGTTTACTGGTTCATTGGCCCTTAGACGGGAACCCGAACGATCCGGCTGGTGATTATGACGGCATCGAATATGGAGATCCGAATTATACGACGGGAGGCGGAGGATTGATCGGTGAGGCGATTGTCCTTGACGGTGTGGATGACAGGATAGAATACACCTTCGCCCAACAGACGGAAATGCCGCAGTTTACAGTGACATTCTGGGCGCAGACATCGGATCCTGATCAGAGTGATTCTACGAGTTTGTTTAACAATGGGGACGGTGCTTCTGTAAGCAATTTCCAGATTGATATGTCAGGAACCGGGGATTACGACTACACTGGTGGATATGCATCCGGGACCTTTGGGGCGGCCGAAACTGATACATGGATATTGCTTGGGGTGACGTATGATGGAACGACGACCAGACTCTATGCTGATGGTCAGCTTGTCGATTCCGCAGGTGACCAGCCCAACAATCGTTTTGATCGGTTCTGTGTCGGTGTAAATCGTGGTACCAGCAGATATTTCCAGGGCATCATCGATGATTTTCGTGTATATAACTATGCTCTGACAAATGTCGATATGGCGCTTGTCTATACCGATGTAATGGGCGGCGAAATATGTGCCCAATCACCAGCCTATGATCTGAATGATGACTGTAGAGTCAATTTACACGACTTTGCAATATTAACAGCGCAATGGCTTGAATGCGGAAGAGTTCCGGCAGAAGCGTGTGATCAGTAA
- a CDS encoding transposase, whose product MNQPASNGPTISFDEFGPLEIRPQPGRNYCHTDHPKRLPATYTRKHGVQHWLAFYDVHQKKLWGYVRPRKRHQEFLEVLKLTRKKYPANQRIHLILDNFSPHRKDKVLRYCRENNIHLIWTPTNASWLNPIECQFTHVKEFVIRGTNYQNHNELKIALNRYVAYRNKKNQQKLNLDN is encoded by the coding sequence GTGAACCAGCCGGCCTCAAACGGGCCGACCATATCATTCGACGAGTTCGGACCGCTGGAGATTCGTCCTCAGCCAGGCCGGAATTACTGTCATACCGACCATCCCAAGAGGCTGCCTGCGACCTATACCCGCAAACACGGCGTTCAGCACTGGCTGGCGTTTTACGATGTCCATCAGAAAAAGCTCTGGGGATATGTTCGGCCACGCAAGCGGCATCAGGAGTTCTTGGAAGTTTTGAAACTGACCAGGAAAAAGTATCCTGCGAACCAGCGGATCCATCTGATACTGGACAATTTCTCGCCGCACCGCAAGGACAAGGTTCTGCGGTACTGTCGCGAGAACAATATTCATCTGATCTGGACGCCGACCAACGCATCATGGCTAAATCCTATCGAATGTCAGTTTACCCATGTTAAGGAATTCGTCATACGCGGAACTAATTATCAAAACCACAATGAGCTTAAAATCGCTCTGAATAGATACGTAGCATATCGCAATAAAAAAAATCAGCAAAAGTTAAACTTAGATAATTGA
- a CDS encoding FecR domain-containing protein, translated as MDQALKNELEELLTLSLEKNTSQEQVDRLNAILDEDPEALNHCLDFYSMVAYLNQSREICDVFLNELNSECDTQIRFLKEMAEFEKTAPIIEISEEKPKRELIQKVVYPQREKRKLSKFQLFTLMVSFAAMFFIALFIGFVPPRRPGVDVAALIDQIDAVWDENMQIPGTDGRMLQDTYSLTSGYATFCLDNQAQITVEAPAEFSLISTDDVKLIRGRIYSVVPPQAQGFTVKTNNSKIVDLGTEFGVEVDSYNNTQVHVIKGRTILFAGLPNSNKKQFELSEGKAKKVYNDGYVKDIEVIEDEFVRKIDSDSKMIFKGEPVTGKQGFVAYHDFGAISGQESKGNITTHHSGSGELGYDYNDSPRALITYADGSETGVLFSINRANAIDSRDEGQVRPPATGTPAYSLFNVPGLNLNNGNIGVGNTDSRPENYEIMTLTLRGLDPGMLYDLAFYGDRSETRNTGLDRFTLGGADTAVNISSTGVIDRFTTEMETSKNADRGHVIRWMNIDPGADGIITVKVDAGFYGEENNIVYLTAMRLEALAPGEANYNSLINE; from the coding sequence ATGGATCAGGCTTTAAAAAATGAACTTGAAGAATTGCTGACTCTTTCTCTGGAGAAAAATACCTCTCAAGAGCAAGTCGATAGATTGAATGCAATTCTTGATGAGGATCCAGAGGCATTAAATCATTGCCTGGACTTTTATTCAATGGTGGCTTACCTTAATCAAAGCCGAGAGATATGCGATGTATTTCTTAATGAGTTAAATAGTGAGTGTGATACGCAGATACGTTTTTTGAAAGAGATGGCAGAGTTTGAAAAAACGGCTCCAATAATTGAGATTTCTGAAGAAAAGCCGAAAAGGGAATTGATCCAGAAAGTGGTTTATCCACAACGTGAAAAGCGGAAGTTGTCAAAGTTTCAGCTTTTTACGCTTATGGTTAGTTTCGCTGCTATGTTCTTTATTGCACTTTTTATTGGGTTTGTCCCGCCCAGGAGGCCAGGGGTTGATGTGGCCGCACTGATTGATCAAATCGACGCCGTATGGGATGAAAACATGCAAATTCCCGGCACAGACGGCCGTATGCTTCAGGACACCTACTCCTTAACTAGCGGCTATGCCACATTCTGTTTGGACAATCAGGCTCAAATAACGGTCGAAGCACCTGCTGAATTCTCATTGATCAGTACCGATGATGTTAAGCTTATCCGCGGCCGAATTTATTCTGTTGTCCCGCCGCAGGCTCAAGGATTTACGGTCAAAACCAACAATTCCAAGATCGTTGATCTGGGTACAGAGTTCGGCGTTGAAGTAGATAGTTATAACAATACCCAAGTTCATGTGATTAAAGGCAGAACGATACTTTTTGCTGGTTTACCAAATTCCAATAAAAAACAATTTGAACTTAGCGAAGGCAAGGCTAAGAAAGTTTACAATGACGGCTATGTTAAAGATATCGAAGTAATCGAAGATGAGTTTGTTCGAAAGATTGACTCCGACTCAAAGATGATCTTTAAAGGTGAACCTGTAACCGGCAAGCAAGGTTTTGTCGCTTACCACGATTTTGGTGCTATTAGCGGGCAGGAGTCTAAGGGCAACATTACGACTCACCATAGTGGAAGTGGTGAGTTAGGTTATGATTATAATGATTCCCCCAGGGCCTTGATTACTTATGCTGACGGCTCGGAAACGGGAGTACTTTTTAGCATTAATCGTGCAAACGCGATCGACTCGCGTGATGAAGGTCAAGTCCGTCCACCGGCGACTGGTACGCCGGCTTATTCCCTGTTCAATGTGCCAGGACTGAATCTAAACAATGGTAATATTGGTGTAGGTAACACGGATAGCCGCCCGGAAAACTATGAAATTATGACATTGACCCTGAGAGGTCTCGATCCTGGAATGCTTTATGACCTTGCTTTCTATGGCGATCGAAGTGAGACACGTAATACTGGTCTGGATCGTTTCACACTTGGCGGTGCCGATACGGCTGTCAACATAAGCTCAACAGGTGTGATCGACAGATTTACCACTGAGATGGAAACTTCAAAAAATGCTGACCGTGGGCATGTGATCCGGTGGATGAATATCGATCCTGGTGCCGACGGAATCATCACAGTGAAGGTGGATGCGGGCTTCTACGGCGAGGAGAATAATATCGTTTATCTTACGGCAATGCGGCTGGAAGCATTAGCTCCAGGTGAAGCCAATTATAACAGTTTAATCAATGAATGA
- a CDS encoding sigma-70 family RNA polymerase sigma factor: MSDVREESSQPDNYHRLLYQNQSRIYAYVLTMVGNYSDADDVMQETISFMWKRFEDFELGSDFVAWGIRIARYKILEHRRRQKKHDIVQYSDGSFEKLSSLAVNKNDNLSNQNVKLKECLKKLKHFKKRYFTVIALKFFENCNTNDIAKRIGVSVPNVYTIMSRAYGYLLACMKKSMSSAVSKI; this comes from the coding sequence ATGAGTGATGTTAGGGAAGAGAGCTCTCAGCCTGACAATTACCATCGACTTTTATATCAAAATCAGTCTCGGATTTATGCATATGTGCTGACTATGGTTGGCAATTACTCTGATGCGGATGATGTTATGCAAGAAACCATCAGTTTTATGTGGAAGCGTTTTGAAGATTTTGAGCTAGGATCAGATTTTGTCGCATGGGGAATCAGAATTGCTCGCTACAAGATTTTAGAGCATCGAAGGCGGCAAAAAAAACATGACATTGTTCAATATAGCGATGGTTCTTTTGAGAAACTATCCTCACTTGCGGTTAACAAAAATGATAATCTCAGCAATCAAAATGTAAAGCTGAAAGAATGCCTCAAGAAATTGAAACATTTTAAAAAACGATATTTTACCGTTATTGCATTAAAGTTTTTCGAAAATTGCAATACCAATGATATCGCTAAACGAATTGGGGTGTCTGTCCCTAATGTATATACAATTATGTCACGAGCATATGGTTATTTATTGGCTTGCATGAAGAAGTCCATGTCTAGTGCCGTTTCAAAAATATAA
- a CDS encoding LamG-like jellyroll fold domain-containing protein translates to MMKKLLLTLVLLVALVGMAQAELIFSDDFESYSEGATPDWYNPKGDVTVAIDDGSVFESENQYVHINDPGTQTTVLREHLWYHVGTDYPSNTFATLSFDINEPDDNGGASFYVKLTDGTGSNWLNPSSASVSFLNGSISANGQTASYSLDMPHHIDIVVNMTGASGSYSGTTLQSYRYDVWVDGQLVFANVDFDGAATQILGINFATASTGSQLMNLDNVEFRDEIFVGEDPRAASNPDPASLQEDVPLTKALSWEAGIDPDTGNYVDVSEYHVYIASILDINELADPNLLVTYPANIISDVVAETGSNGGSWTPPAGLLARDNIYAWRVDEKLTDGTILTGANWGFSTVLSIPDLNAALPEDAVVGVGEDAELTVEATNPFTGDSSGLSYQWMYSADGVTYSPVGTNSPVMAITDAQVADQGYYYCDVTIDSNSETVSSKIALLVVKQALAHWTMDQDDFVNGQYVDIVGTYSTEPNSAPTFVTGAGPDEPALGAAVINPDSFAAIGTWNPLESTGQMTISAWLKWDGTIGEYGNDILSKGDGWGADIMMWAFKVRGVSGGNAGVWFYSQPDYGIRVSGLLPEQVWTHICLAFDSGQARLYADGELVATRNNFALGTDTESSLKLGGGAAFPGAMDEVMIHNYAMSADDVAALYYETSQEALCLYPPSIDLNDDCRVDLTDFAVLAQNWLECGMVPTCLP, encoded by the coding sequence ATGATGAAGAAGCTACTGTTAACTCTTGTTTTGTTGGTTGCCTTGGTTGGTATGGCCCAGGCAGAATTAATTTTTTCAGACGATTTTGAGTCCTATTCTGAAGGGGCAACTCCTGATTGGTACAATCCTAAAGGTGATGTCACGGTCGCGATCGACGACGGCTCTGTTTTTGAATCTGAAAATCAATATGTACATATCAATGATCCGGGTACGCAAACAACAGTATTGCGAGAACATTTATGGTATCATGTAGGAACTGATTACCCATCGAACACGTTTGCTACTCTGTCATTCGATATTAACGAACCTGATGATAATGGCGGTGCCAGCTTCTACGTTAAACTCACTGATGGTACGGGGTCTAACTGGCTTAACCCATCTTCTGCGAGTGTCAGTTTTCTGAACGGCAGTATCTCGGCAAATGGTCAAACTGCATCTTACTCACTCGATATGCCGCACCATATTGATATCGTTGTGAATATGACAGGAGCATCAGGATCTTATTCCGGCACCACGCTTCAGAGTTATCGCTATGACGTCTGGGTAGACGGTCAACTGGTTTTTGCCAATGTAGATTTTGACGGTGCAGCCACCCAGATTCTTGGGATCAACTTTGCAACAGCTAGCACCGGTTCGCAGTTAATGAATTTGGATAATGTTGAATTTCGCGATGAGATTTTTGTCGGTGAAGACCCCAGGGCTGCCAGTAATCCTGACCCAGCAAGCTTGCAGGAAGATGTTCCGCTGACCAAGGCATTGTCCTGGGAAGCAGGCATCGATCCAGATACAGGCAACTACGTCGATGTCTCTGAATACCATGTTTATATTGCATCCATCCTGGATATCAACGAGCTGGCGGACCCCAACTTGCTGGTTACTTATCCCGCCAATATCATCTCGGATGTTGTAGCTGAGACTGGATCTAATGGCGGTTCATGGACACCTCCGGCAGGTCTTCTTGCTCGAGACAATATCTACGCATGGCGTGTAGATGAGAAGCTGACTGACGGTACAATTCTGACAGGAGCTAACTGGGGATTTTCAACAGTACTTTCTATACCTGATCTCAATGCCGCACTGCCGGAAGATGCTGTAGTCGGCGTTGGTGAAGATGCCGAACTTACCGTTGAAGCAACCAATCCATTCACTGGAGATTCTTCAGGATTGTCGTATCAGTGGATGTATTCGGCGGATGGCGTGACTTATTCTCCCGTGGGCACCAATAGCCCAGTTATGGCTATTACAGATGCCCAGGTTGCTGACCAGGGATATTATTACTGCGACGTAACCATTGACAGTAACAGTGAAACCGTATCCAGTAAAATTGCACTGTTAGTCGTTAAGCAGGCATTGGCTCACTGGACAATGGATCAGGATGATTTTGTTAATGGCCAGTACGTTGATATCGTTGGTACTTATAGCACCGAACCCAATTCAGCACCAACGTTTGTAACCGGTGCCGGTCCTGATGAACCTGCATTGGGTGCAGCAGTGATCAACCCTGACAGCTTTGCTGCTATTGGTACCTGGAACCCTCTGGAGTCTACAGGCCAGATGACTATCAGTGCCTGGCTCAAATGGGATGGAACAATTGGCGAGTACGGCAATGATATTCTGTCCAAGGGTGATGGCTGGGGTGCAGACATCATGATGTGGGCATTCAAGGTCCGTGGAGTTTCTGGCGGTAATGCGGGTGTTTGGTTCTATAGTCAGCCGGACTACGGTATAAGAGTTTCCGGACTGCTTCCTGAACAAGTCTGGACACATATCTGTCTGGCATTCGATTCGGGGCAGGCACGGCTTTACGCCGATGGCGAACTGGTAGCAACACGCAACAACTTTGCTTTAGGAACCGACACAGAATCATCCTTGAAGTTGGGCGGGGGTGCCGCATTCCCAGGTGCTATGGATGAAGTTATGATACACAACTACGCTATGTCAGCCGACGATGTAGCAGCCCTTTATTATGAAACTTCCCAGGAAGCTCTTTGTTTGTATCCTCCATCGATAGATCTAAACGACGACTGCCGTGTGGATCTAACAGATTTTGCAGTTCTTGCTCAAAACTGGCTTGAATGCGGAATGGTTCCGACTTGTTTGCCTTAA